A genome region from Chengkuizengella sp. SCS-71B includes the following:
- the pilO gene encoding type 4a pilus biogenesis protein PilO, whose protein sequence is MNITWWFKQNRIMMIILLSGLMIHLLLISVWIIPNMIRVNSLERELNVLNEELLRLEGDPPSSSSDQNLTNSSDEANIQVLDHEESLRFTIDLNFIAENNNIQIQSLDYSHSQLLYKDQYYGQTVTLFINGTLSAISQFINELERLERVIHLLEWEFVQEKTEKNDQNQDESLYSEDNVQLHLKLRIYHV, encoded by the coding sequence ATGAATATAACATGGTGGTTTAAACAAAATCGAATCATGATGATCATCTTACTTAGCGGATTGATGATCCATCTATTGTTAATTTCAGTATGGATTATCCCAAATATGATACGAGTAAATAGCTTGGAAAGGGAATTGAACGTGTTAAACGAAGAATTACTAAGATTAGAAGGAGATCCTCCAAGTTCATCTTCAGATCAAAACTTAACTAATTCATCTGATGAGGCTAACATTCAAGTTCTAGATCATGAAGAAAGTTTAAGATTTACCATTGATTTGAATTTCATTGCAGAAAATAACAACATCCAAATACAATCTCTTGATTATAGCCATTCTCAATTACTATATAAGGATCAATATTATGGGCAAACGGTAACGTTATTCATTAACGGAACATTATCAGCCATTTCACAATTTATAAACGAATTAGAACGTTTAGAGCGGGTTATCCATTTGTTGGAATGGGAATTTGTTCAAGAAAAAACTGAAAAAAATGATCAAAATCAAGATGAAAGTTTATATAGTGAAGATAACGTTCAACTTCATTTAAAACTACGCATATATCATGTTTAA
- a CDS encoding inositol monophosphatase family protein, which yields MNTHLEVAKQIAKEAGALLEKRVTSEYHVEQKKNVFDLVTEMDRASEDLIKNQIKHHFPDHHIIGEEGVAEGTDSLDDWFDRIADIPFAWIVDPIDGTTNYVNGLHSYTVSIALVSYGEIQVGVIYNPSLDEMFWAEKGEGAYLNGNQIQVHPAEKLNESVISTGFPTDIESARKYVLNGITELGIVARNIRVFGSAALHCAYVAAGKLNAYWEVGINVWDVAAGVLIVKEASGNVVDTLGNPYQLSTRNLICSNGKIEEELLTHLKHANATGF from the coding sequence TTGAACACTCATTTAGAAGTCGCAAAACAAATCGCAAAAGAAGCTGGAGCTTTATTAGAAAAGAGAGTTACAAGTGAGTACCATGTTGAACAGAAAAAGAATGTTTTTGATCTAGTAACTGAAATGGATCGTGCATCTGAAGATTTAATAAAAAACCAAATTAAACATCACTTTCCCGATCATCATATCATAGGTGAGGAAGGAGTCGCTGAAGGTACAGATAGTTTAGATGATTGGTTTGATCGTATAGCTGACATTCCGTTCGCATGGATTGTTGATCCAATAGATGGAACAACTAATTATGTGAACGGATTACATAGTTACACTGTTTCTATTGCACTTGTTTCTTACGGAGAAATTCAAGTAGGTGTGATATATAACCCTTCTCTTGATGAAATGTTTTGGGCAGAAAAAGGAGAAGGCGCATACTTAAATGGAAATCAAATTCAGGTTCATCCAGCAGAAAAATTAAACGAAAGTGTTATCTCTACTGGTTTTCCAACAGATATTGAAAGTGCACGTAAATATGTACTCAATGGAATAACAGAGCTTGGGATTGTAGCTCGTAACATTCGAGTTTTTGGTTCTGCTGCCTTACATTGTGCTTATGTTGCCGCTGGGAAATTAAATGCTTACTGGGAAGTCGGTATCAATGTATGGGATGTTGCAGCCGGAGTATTAATAGTAAAAGAAGCTAGTGGGAATGTAGTGGATACATTAGGAAATCCTTATCAATTATCTACTCGTAATTTGATATGTTCAAACGGTAAAATAGAAGAAGAACTTTTGACACACCTAAAACATGCAAATGCAACTGGTTTTTAA